A DNA window from Rubripirellula tenax contains the following coding sequences:
- a CDS encoding carbohydrate kinase family protein has product MNAPIKTIDVFGIGVAVLDVLMVVETLPVEESVVRADDRRIGLGGGVAVAMATAAMMGGRTALADRLGNDIGSLSILSHLRDASVFCDGLEITDDQRASIATVWVCRPSGSRTIVFSPGSDRELSWTEELATTVASSRVFHCNGRHLESCLQAVDVAKKNDTIISFDGGAHRYRDEVLPLVEASEVLIVSQHFAAAHHQRHSRSDPNLGATALVDSLASDFGAGLIGVTAGERGSWFATRDGDRWHEPAVCADRVVDTTGCGDTFHGAFLLGVANGYPFRRCSRLAAAVAGKNAAGLGALAIDRPSLAAIHRQDSGR; this is encoded by the coding sequence ATGAATGCTCCCATCAAAACCATTGACGTTTTCGGTATCGGCGTCGCTGTTCTGGACGTATTGATGGTCGTGGAAACGTTGCCGGTGGAAGAATCGGTGGTTCGGGCCGACGATCGGCGAATCGGATTGGGCGGCGGCGTCGCGGTGGCTATGGCAACCGCAGCGATGATGGGTGGTCGAACGGCGCTTGCCGATCGGCTGGGAAACGACATTGGCTCGCTTAGCATTTTGTCGCATCTGCGTGATGCAAGTGTGTTCTGCGACGGCTTGGAAATTACGGACGATCAACGGGCGTCCATTGCCACCGTTTGGGTTTGCCGACCATCGGGTTCGCGAACGATCGTGTTTTCGCCGGGCAGCGATCGAGAACTATCGTGGACAGAGGAACTAGCCACGACGGTTGCCTCGTCGCGAGTCTTCCACTGCAACGGTCGTCATCTTGAATCCTGTTTGCAAGCCGTCGATGTTGCCAAGAAAAACGACACGATCATTTCATTCGATGGTGGGGCACATCGCTATCGTGATGAAGTGTTGCCGTTGGTCGAGGCCAGTGAAGTCTTGATCGTGTCCCAGCACTTCGCGGCGGCGCATCACCAACGACATTCGCGATCGGATCCAAACTTGGGAGCGACAGCATTGGTCGATTCTTTGGCCAGTGACTTTGGTGCAGGTTTGATCGGCGTGACCGCAGGCGAACGGGGCAGTTGGTTCGCGACGCGTGACGGTGACCGATGGCACGAACCGGCGGTTTGCGCGGACCGTGTGGTCGATACAACCGGATGCGGGGACACGTTTCATGGTGCGTTTCTTTTGGGCGTTGCCAACGGCTATCCGTTTCGCCGCTGTTCACGATTGGCAGCCGCCGTTGCGGGTAAAAACGCGGCGGGCTTGGGAGCTTTGGCGATCGATCGTCCGTCGCTTGCCGCGATCCATCGTCAAGATTCGGGCCGTTAG
- the recG gene encoding ATP-dependent DNA helicase RecG, whose amino-acid sequence MTTSDSETSEPSGPTLSTTIATLPGMSRARAGRLAKLGLRTVQDLLFLFPRDYERPAPPAKVDELRDGEPASLLGAITDTEITSRTPGKSVFGAIVENASGAIRILFFNQAFRADQLTLGRRVIISGSPRLNGLRWEFVHPKVTLLDVTEKLPEPRMMAIYPLTEGVKQAELRNLAETYLSLTSKLSEVMPASLRAAAAERLRERGIQVFGDLPPIDEALRQLHLPDNEILMMTARTRLVFQELFVMQLALAMKRRRSTTNLHAPPLPSSAMIDARITNRLPFTLTGDQRLAIDEIRADMSRQFPMNRLLQGDVGSGKTVVAVYAMMLAVAGGHQAVLMAPTEVLARQHFQTLSEMLEGSRVRIGLLCGSLSAGDRRDVFTRTANGEIDLLIGTQALLYGDIEFHRLGLCVVDEQHKFGVNQRVQLRSGGLDPHSLVMSATPIPRSIAMTMFGDVELSTIREKPPGRGKINTYLSHDGWKDRWWSFVRERLDEGRQAFVVAPRVSAAEDQDVEAEDVSSVETVYEDLCNGALSDYRVGLLHGRMSNDEKQAIMQSFAAGRTQVLVSTTVIEVGINVPNATVMTIMGGQRFGLAQLHQLRGRVARGAHAGHVCVFTDGERSPDENERLKVFEQTDDGFELAEADFRLRGPGDLLGRKQSGMPPMRIADLNRDVEILAVARAMAQELIDEDPELDAEDVAALRDQMIRRYGKRMDLGDAA is encoded by the coding sequence ATGACGACTTCCGATTCCGAAACGAGCGAACCGTCTGGGCCAACGTTGTCGACAACGATCGCAACGTTACCCGGGATGAGTCGTGCGCGGGCGGGCAGGCTGGCGAAGTTGGGCTTGCGGACGGTTCAGGACCTGTTGTTCTTGTTTCCTCGCGATTATGAACGTCCCGCGCCACCGGCGAAGGTGGACGAACTGCGTGACGGTGAGCCGGCGTCACTGCTGGGGGCGATCACGGACACTGAAATCACTTCTCGGACGCCCGGCAAGTCGGTGTTCGGTGCGATCGTTGAGAACGCGTCGGGTGCGATTCGCATTTTGTTTTTCAATCAAGCGTTCCGAGCCGATCAGTTGACGTTGGGTCGGCGGGTGATCATTTCGGGTTCGCCGCGATTGAACGGACTGAGATGGGAATTCGTGCATCCCAAGGTCACCTTGTTGGATGTCACCGAAAAGCTTCCCGAGCCGCGGATGATGGCAATTTATCCGTTGACCGAGGGCGTCAAGCAGGCCGAGCTTCGCAACTTGGCCGAGACGTATTTGTCGTTGACGAGCAAGTTGTCGGAAGTCATGCCGGCTTCGTTGCGTGCTGCCGCGGCAGAGCGGTTGCGAGAACGGGGAATTCAGGTTTTCGGAGACTTGCCGCCCATCGATGAGGCGCTACGTCAGCTTCATTTGCCGGACAATGAAATCTTGATGATGACGGCGCGGACGCGTTTGGTTTTTCAAGAATTGTTCGTGATGCAACTGGCATTGGCGATGAAACGTCGGCGATCGACGACGAATCTGCATGCACCACCACTGCCTTCGTCGGCGATGATTGACGCTCGGATCACAAATCGTTTGCCGTTCACGTTGACCGGAGATCAACGTTTGGCGATCGACGAGATTCGCGCTGATATGTCTCGACAATTTCCGATGAATCGATTGCTGCAGGGGGATGTGGGCAGCGGTAAGACCGTCGTGGCCGTGTACGCGATGATGTTGGCTGTCGCCGGAGGCCATCAGGCGGTGTTGATGGCACCGACGGAAGTACTTGCTCGCCAGCATTTTCAGACGCTTTCCGAGATGCTGGAAGGCAGCCGGGTTCGTATCGGACTGCTTTGCGGTTCGCTGTCGGCGGGCGATCGACGTGACGTGTTCACGCGAACCGCAAACGGCGAGATCGATCTGTTGATCGGGACCCAGGCACTTCTGTACGGTGACATCGAATTTCACCGACTGGGTTTGTGTGTGGTTGATGAGCAGCACAAATTTGGCGTCAACCAGCGGGTTCAACTGCGCAGCGGTGGGCTCGATCCGCATTCGTTGGTGATGTCGGCGACACCGATTCCGCGATCGATCGCGATGACGATGTTTGGCGACGTCGAGCTGAGTACGATTCGCGAGAAGCCGCCCGGTCGCGGAAAGATCAACACGTATTTGTCGCACGACGGATGGAAGGATCGATGGTGGTCGTTCGTTCGCGAGCGGCTGGACGAAGGCCGACAAGCTTTCGTTGTTGCACCACGAGTCTCGGCCGCGGAAGACCAGGATGTCGAGGCCGAAGACGTGTCGTCGGTCGAAACGGTGTACGAGGATTTGTGCAACGGAGCGCTGTCGGATTACCGAGTCGGCTTGCTTCACGGTCGGATGAGTAATGACGAAAAGCAAGCAATCATGCAATCGTTTGCGGCGGGACGGACACAGGTCTTGGTCAGCACGACGGTCATCGAGGTCGGAATCAACGTGCCCAACGCGACGGTGATGACGATCATGGGTGGGCAACGTTTCGGGCTGGCGCAGCTTCACCAACTTCGCGGACGCGTCGCGCGGGGGGCCCACGCCGGTCACGTTTGCGTCTTTACCGACGGCGAACGATCGCCGGACGAAAACGAGCGACTGAAGGTCTTTGAACAAACAGACGATGGTTTTGAATTGGCCGAGGCAGACTTTCGATTGCGAGGCCCCGGCGATCTTCTGGGACGGAAACAGAGCGGCATGCCGCCGATGCGAATCGCTGACTTGAATCGCGACGTCGAGATCTTGGCCGTCGCGCGGGCGATGGCCCAGGAATTGATTGACGAGGATCCGGAACTCGATGCCGAAGACGTTGCCGCGCTTCGGGACCAGATGATTCGTCGTTACGGAAAGCGAATGGATCTGGGCGACGCGGCGTAG
- a CDS encoding cytochrome P450: MPDLPNGPHGKWRTTWGIIQNPRRLFNKCVQQFGDPFLMRAINGNVVVTDRPDLVEQIFRADPDTFSVFASEGIRPILGAGSLLMMEGPPHRAERKRVAPPLHGDRMKAYGEAMQSIALATGRNYSDGREFTGIRLGTEISLDVILQTVLGADSNQLMNEFRHSTRGVLDRSLPILFFSPKTQFSLLGFSPMDRLRVVQAKLREQIKQEVQRRGDSIHSREDILSILARPTESDPEIDFEHLADSIGTLLFAGHETTAVSIAWSLYHLHRNPDWLDKLRAELDQCDMSPESLAAMPLLRAIVQETLRLNPIVTEVLRTLTRPMELGGYRLPTGFSIAAASCLTHYDESIYASPETFDPGRFIDRTYTPSQYYPFGGGNRRCVGAAFATYELAIVLGTLVHNYRFELLDKVPVVPRRRNVTMGPSTGVRMRIIPN, translated from the coding sequence ATGCCCGACCTGCCAAACGGCCCCCACGGCAAGTGGCGTACGACTTGGGGAATCATCCAGAACCCACGGCGACTGTTCAACAAGTGCGTCCAACAGTTCGGCGACCCATTCCTGATGCGAGCCATCAACGGCAACGTGGTGGTGACTGACCGACCCGATTTGGTTGAACAAATCTTTCGTGCCGACCCCGACACGTTTTCCGTTTTCGCCAGTGAAGGAATTCGTCCGATCTTGGGCGCGGGTTCGTTATTGATGATGGAAGGACCGCCGCATCGTGCGGAACGCAAACGCGTCGCGCCACCATTGCACGGCGATCGCATGAAAGCGTATGGCGAAGCGATGCAGTCGATCGCGTTGGCAACCGGTCGGAACTACAGCGACGGGCGCGAGTTTACCGGGATTCGATTGGGCACGGAAATCTCGCTGGATGTGATCCTGCAAACGGTCCTGGGCGCCGACTCGAACCAATTGATGAACGAGTTTCGCCATTCCACGCGAGGCGTGTTGGATCGGTCGCTGCCGATCCTGTTCTTTTCGCCCAAAACGCAGTTTTCGCTGCTGGGGTTCAGCCCGATGGATCGTTTGCGAGTCGTCCAGGCGAAGTTGCGGGAACAGATCAAACAAGAAGTTCAGCGGCGCGGCGATTCGATCCACTCCCGTGAAGACATCTTGTCGATCCTGGCACGGCCCACCGAATCGGATCCCGAAATCGATTTCGAACATCTCGCCGACTCAATCGGCACGCTGCTGTTTGCCGGACACGAGACCACCGCCGTCTCGATTGCATGGTCGCTTTACCACCTGCATCGAAACCCCGATTGGCTGGACAAATTGCGAGCCGAACTGGACCAGTGCGACATGAGTCCCGAGTCATTGGCGGCGATGCCGCTGCTTCGTGCGATCGTCCAAGAAACACTTCGCTTGAACCCGATCGTCACGGAAGTGCTTAGAACCCTAACGCGGCCGATGGAACTTGGCGGTTACCGATTGCCGACCGGTTTCTCCATCGCCGCGGCATCGTGCTTGACGCACTATGACGAATCCATTTATGCGTCACCGGAAACCTTCGATCCCGGCCGCTTCATCGACCGAACCTACACGCCGTCACAGTACTATCCGTTCGGCGGTGGCAACCGGCGATGCGTCGGCGCCGCGTTCGCCACCTACGAACTTGCGATCGTGTTGGGCACACTGGTTCACAACTATCGTTTTGAACTTCTGGATAAAGTGCCCGTTGTTCCCCGTCGCCGCAACGTCACGATGGGGCCGTCGACGGGTGTCCGAATGCGAATCATTCCCAACTGA
- a CDS encoding ABC transporter ATP-binding protein, whose protein sequence is MNAPSTSPSLIVKNLSKAFPTAGDPLRVLSDLSLELASGDSLAVVGPSGSGKSTLLQILGTLDRPDTGTVTIDGADPFALAEKELAQFRNQKIGFIFQDHHLLPQLTVIENVLVPALAFGKPSPTDIGRANDLLGEVGLSGRLGHLPGELSGGERERVAIARSLLMQPTLILADEPTGNLDRKTADSVSELLLRLQQSVGAILITVTHSESLASAMADRKELVEGRLV, encoded by the coding sequence ATGAATGCACCCTCCACGTCACCATCGTTGATCGTCAAGAATCTCTCGAAGGCCTTTCCCACTGCAGGCGATCCCTTGCGAGTGCTTTCGGACTTGAGTTTAGAACTCGCCAGCGGCGATTCGTTGGCGGTTGTCGGCCCCAGCGGCAGCGGCAAAAGCACGCTGTTGCAGATCCTGGGCACTCTCGATCGCCCCGACACGGGAACGGTCACGATCGATGGGGCCGATCCGTTCGCGCTCGCCGAAAAGGAACTCGCACAGTTTCGCAACCAGAAGATCGGCTTCATCTTTCAAGACCACCATCTGTTGCCTCAACTAACGGTTATCGAAAACGTACTGGTTCCCGCGTTGGCGTTCGGCAAGCCATCGCCCACCGACATTGGTCGTGCGAACGACTTGCTCGGCGAAGTCGGATTATCGGGGCGACTCGGTCACCTGCCCGGTGAACTATCGGGTGGTGAACGGGAACGAGTCGCTATCGCCCGGTCGCTGTTGATGCAACCGACGTTGATCCTGGCGGATGAACCGACGGGAAACCTGGATCGCAAAACCGCCGACTCGGTGTCCGAACTGCTGTTACGACTTCAACAATCCGTTGGCGCGATCCTGATCACGGTCACCCACAGCGAATCCCTGGCCTCCGCCATGGCCGATCGCAAAGAACTGGTCGAAGGCCGTTTGGTTTAA
- a CDS encoding prenyltransferase/squalene oxidase repeat-containing protein — protein sequence MTLQLAIGAAELDDLLRHRHVDWLVGKQRADGGFAGREGESDPYYTAFALRALWIAGGLDEPIGKRAAAFLRTRLQRRESIIDLISLIFAAAICEMAVGEVVISDDDHDWRANVAAMLETLRTDDGGFAKTPEGRAGSTYQTFLSVLCHQLIEIPVNDVDAIERFLASQAHPDGGYLEIRAAKRAGVNPTAAAIGTLKAIDRLNVADHRNTIEFLSEMQTDEGGLSANTRIPFADLLSSFTGLLTLSDLEAASRVNIDSVRRYALAMQSPEPNSGGFIGFSLDQTADVEYSFYGLGTLAMCEILSS from the coding sequence TTGACATTGCAGCTGGCCATCGGTGCGGCCGAATTGGATGACCTACTGCGTCATCGACACGTCGATTGGTTGGTGGGGAAACAGCGGGCCGACGGAGGATTTGCCGGTCGCGAAGGCGAAAGCGACCCATACTACACCGCGTTCGCGCTGCGAGCACTCTGGATCGCCGGCGGCTTGGATGAACCGATCGGCAAGCGAGCCGCCGCGTTTTTGAGGACGCGACTGCAACGACGCGAATCGATCATCGATTTGATCTCGCTGATCTTCGCGGCCGCGATTTGTGAAATGGCCGTTGGCGAGGTCGTGATCAGCGATGATGACCACGATTGGCGTGCCAACGTCGCTGCCATGTTGGAAACGCTGCGTACCGACGACGGTGGTTTTGCGAAAACACCCGAAGGACGCGCGGGCAGCACCTATCAAACGTTCTTGTCGGTCCTGTGCCATCAGTTGATCGAAATCCCCGTCAACGACGTCGACGCCATCGAACGATTCTTGGCATCACAGGCGCACCCGGACGGCGGATACTTGGAAATCCGCGCCGCGAAACGAGCGGGCGTCAATCCGACCGCCGCGGCCATCGGCACACTTAAAGCAATCGACCGGTTGAACGTGGCCGATCATCGCAACACGATCGAGTTCCTGTCGGAAATGCAGACCGACGAAGGCGGCTTGTCCGCCAACACGCGGATCCCTTTCGCCGACCTGTTGTCGTCGTTCACCGGATTGTTGACGTTGTCCGATTTGGAAGCCGCGTCACGAGTCAACATCGACTCGGTTCGCCGCTATGCTTTGGCGATGCAATCCCCCGAACCCAACTCCGGTGGATTCATTGGTTTTTCTCTCGACCAAACCGCCGACGTTGAATACTCGTTTTACGGTTTGGGTACGCTCGCGATGTGTGAAATCCTTTCAAGCTAA
- a CDS encoding thioredoxin family protein, translated as MVRTASTMLPLGTTAPRFELPDTDGNVVSLDQFEGRKALLVMFICNHCPFVKHVADQLASLADDYTSQGVAVVGISSNDADNYPDDSPAAMAKEKAERGYSFPYLFDGDQSVAIAYSAACTPDFFLFDADKKLVYRGQLDSSRPKTDIPVTGEDLRAAIDAVVGGRLPSPDQRPSIGCNIKWKEGNQPQYFNPQGTA; from the coding sequence ATGGTTCGCACTGCCAGCACGATGTTGCCCCTCGGCACGACCGCGCCCCGATTCGAATTGCCCGACACCGACGGAAACGTCGTTTCGTTGGATCAGTTCGAGGGCAGGAAAGCGTTGCTCGTGATGTTCATCTGCAACCACTGCCCGTTTGTAAAGCATGTTGCCGATCAACTGGCCAGCCTGGCCGACGATTACACATCCCAAGGCGTCGCCGTCGTCGGTATTAGCAGCAACGATGCCGACAATTATCCCGACGATTCGCCGGCCGCGATGGCCAAAGAAAAGGCGGAACGCGGTTACTCGTTCCCCTATCTGTTTGATGGCGATCAAAGCGTCGCAATCGCGTACTCGGCTGCATGCACGCCTGACTTCTTCCTTTTCGATGCCGACAAGAAGTTGGTGTACCGCGGCCAGCTCGATTCCAGTCGTCCGAAAACGGATATTCCCGTCACGGGGGAAGACCTCCGCGCGGCAATCGACGCCGTCGTCGGGGGCCGACTTCCCAGCCCCGATCAACGACCATCGATCGGCTGCAACATCAAGTGGAAAGAAGGCAACCAACCGCAGTACTTCAATCCGCAAGGCACTGCGTGA
- a CDS encoding enoyl-ACP reductase FabI codes for MQFAGKKGLILGVANDHSIAWAIAKQIMEAGGECGFTHLPDRPDDERQRNRRRVSQLTDHYENAKFLVPMDAQNDDDIRTVFEKAAETFGKIDFLLHSIAFADRNDLARDTVYTSRDGFKLAMDVSVYTLIACTAAAKEIMNPGGSIATMTYFGGEKCVPGYNVMGICKAALDATVRYLAYDMGPQGVRVNALSAGPVRTLAGRAAGVEEMLTLYEHMAPLGRNVSHEEVGRTGAFLLSDNSEGITGEILHVDGGYHAMGSPGRLLNKLKS; via the coding sequence ATGCAATTCGCCGGAAAAAAGGGACTCATTCTAGGGGTCGCCAATGACCACTCCATTGCCTGGGCAATCGCAAAACAAATCATGGAAGCCGGTGGGGAATGTGGTTTTACCCACTTGCCGGACCGACCCGACGACGAGCGACAACGCAATCGCCGACGTGTTTCGCAACTGACGGATCATTACGAGAACGCAAAGTTTCTCGTACCAATGGATGCGCAGAATGACGACGATATCCGCACTGTTTTCGAAAAAGCCGCCGAAACATTTGGAAAGATCGACTTTTTGCTGCATTCGATCGCCTTCGCTGATCGCAATGACCTGGCTCGCGACACCGTTTACACGTCGCGCGACGGCTTCAAATTAGCGATGGACGTCAGCGTGTACACACTGATCGCCTGCACAGCTGCAGCCAAAGAAATCATGAATCCCGGCGGGTCAATCGCCACGATGACGTACTTCGGTGGCGAAAAATGTGTCCCCGGCTACAACGTGATGGGCATCTGCAAAGCCGCTCTCGACGCGACGGTCCGCTATTTGGCGTATGACATGGGACCACAGGGAGTACGCGTCAACGCACTTTCCGCTGGACCCGTTCGTACACTGGCCGGACGAGCTGCCGGAGTCGAAGAAATGCTAACCCTCTACGAACACATGGCTCCGCTGGGCCGAAACGTCAGCCACGAAGAAGTCGGCCGAACCGGTGCGTTCTTGTTGAGCGACAACAGCGAAGGAATCACCGGAGAAATCCTCCACGTCGACGGCGGTTACCACGCGATGGGCAGCCCCGGTCGTCTGCTGAACAAGCTGAAAAGCTAA
- a CDS encoding sigma-54-dependent Fis family transcriptional regulator, whose protein sequence is MNESPSSSESASRASDSSERGSASAMAAAVTGDSSGPEIVRSAIPECVRLMGGVAGGLVTQCRGVWKAGPWSGDTSALPERLIGEVLDRASGPSPGATFSSGWCISPIFQQATTSALVVQIKDSDRTDDQIRKTAELFAGMLGQAMNGSQQARRIDQLSAVLSAAAQWQQLDDVEALLAKIADTATRLLGCERASIFLWDRRRSKLVGRPALGIEDKFLEVADDAGVVGEVLRSGEAKIWNAGSDDESRVNRRVDKTLAFQTRSLVAVPMSRSQDMLRREELIGVFEAINRVDDDFDDSDAALLADLATHAAVAIESLQTRRRLVESRDRLVDDAASSTPLIGSHASIEAVRRSASKVAKTDLTVLVLGKNGTGKEVLARNIHYESDRRSGPFVAVNCAALVETLLESELFGHEKGAFTDAHQTRVGKFEMATGGTLFLDEVGDMSPGGQAKLLRVLEEKVVVRVGGSQTIPVDVRVIAATNQPLEDLIAERRFREDLFFRLNVVSLTLPPLRDRGDDVLLLADHFLEKFCYQIGRQVPKWSPAAESTLQNHMWPGNIRELRNTIERVCYLTSEDLIESEDLGIAGTANNRLGGTVRIDMPIELSESTRLFQVSHIERAIESSGGNMTEAASRLGLHRSNLYRKMRQLGMQTSGE, encoded by the coding sequence GTGAATGAATCCCCATCGTCCTCCGAGTCAGCATCTCGCGCCTCCGATTCGTCCGAGCGGGGCTCGGCTTCGGCGATGGCCGCTGCCGTCACGGGTGACTCTTCGGGTCCAGAGATCGTCCGGTCAGCGATCCCGGAGTGTGTTCGACTGATGGGTGGCGTTGCCGGCGGTCTGGTGACCCAGTGTCGTGGCGTCTGGAAAGCCGGTCCGTGGTCGGGCGATACTTCCGCACTGCCCGAGCGGTTGATCGGCGAAGTCCTGGATCGTGCCAGCGGCCCTTCGCCCGGGGCAACCTTTTCCAGCGGTTGGTGTATTTCGCCAATCTTTCAACAAGCGACGACCTCTGCGTTGGTCGTCCAAATCAAAGACTCTGATCGAACGGATGACCAGATTCGAAAGACGGCCGAATTGTTTGCCGGCATGCTCGGTCAAGCAATGAACGGATCACAACAGGCTCGTCGGATCGACCAGTTGTCGGCCGTCCTCTCCGCGGCGGCCCAGTGGCAACAGCTTGATGACGTCGAAGCGCTGCTTGCCAAGATTGCCGACACCGCAACGCGATTGCTGGGTTGCGAGCGGGCCAGCATCTTTTTGTGGGATCGTCGACGCAGCAAATTGGTCGGCCGACCGGCACTTGGAATCGAAGACAAGTTCTTGGAAGTCGCCGACGATGCGGGAGTCGTCGGTGAAGTGCTGCGAAGCGGCGAAGCAAAAATCTGGAACGCTGGCAGCGACGACGAATCACGCGTCAACCGTAGGGTCGACAAGACGCTAGCCTTTCAAACACGATCGCTTGTTGCGGTGCCGATGTCGCGCAGCCAAGACATGTTGCGCCGCGAAGAACTGATCGGCGTGTTCGAGGCGATCAATCGGGTCGATGATGACTTCGACGATTCCGATGCCGCACTACTAGCTGATTTGGCAACCCACGCGGCCGTTGCGATCGAGTCGTTGCAGACGCGGCGCCGATTGGTCGAGTCTCGTGATCGCTTGGTCGATGACGCCGCATCATCGACGCCGTTGATTGGGAGCCACGCGTCCATCGAAGCCGTCCGCCGCAGCGCTTCCAAAGTCGCGAAGACGGATTTGACGGTCTTGGTACTGGGAAAGAACGGGACGGGCAAAGAAGTCCTGGCACGCAACATTCACTACGAAAGCGACCGTCGCAGCGGACCCTTCGTCGCCGTGAATTGCGCCGCACTGGTCGAAACGCTTCTGGAAAGTGAACTGTTCGGCCACGAGAAAGGTGCCTTCACCGACGCTCACCAAACTCGCGTCGGCAAGTTCGAAATGGCGACCGGTGGCACGCTATTTTTGGACGAAGTCGGTGACATGAGTCCGGGCGGGCAAGCCAAACTGTTGCGAGTCTTGGAAGAAAAAGTCGTCGTTCGTGTCGGCGGTTCACAAACGATTCCCGTCGATGTGCGCGTGATCGCGGCAACCAACCAACCGCTCGAAGATCTGATCGCCGAACGCCGCTTCCGCGAGGATCTGTTTTTCCGATTGAACGTCGTGTCGCTGACGCTTCCGCCGCTAAGAGATCGAGGCGACGATGTATTGCTGTTGGCCGACCATTTTTTGGAAAAGTTCTGTTACCAGATCGGTCGACAGGTTCCCAAGTGGAGCCCCGCAGCCGAGTCGACATTGCAAAACCACATGTGGCCCGGCAATATTCGCGAACTGAGAAACACGATCGAGCGGGTGTGCTATTTGACCAGCGAAGACCTGATCGAATCCGAAGACTTGGGGATCGCCGGTACGGCCAACAATCGTTTGGGCGGTACTGTTCGCATCGACATGCCGATCGAACTGAGCGAGTCGACACGACTGTTCCAGGTCTCGCACATCGAACGGGCGATCGAGTCCAGCGGCGGGAACATGACCGAAGCCGCCAGCCGATTGGGACTGCACCGATCGAATCTGTATCGGAAGATGCGACAACTGGGGATGCAAACGTCGGGCGAGTAG
- a CDS encoding M20 family metallopeptidase, producing the protein MEPSTAMGITDLSAAAALAELVRFPSVSAISNADVSERVHQWLASMGFAVEVTEYRDEAGVAKVNLVARRDPQSRSASTTGGLAYFCHTDVVPVADWNGPGGDPFEAVVTDDRIYGRGSCDMKGSLVSMMQAASRISAADQTAPLWIVCTADEEVGFEGATHMVHHSPAYREIVESQPLAIIGEPTGLRVVHAHKGITGFSVTSKGRAAHSSTDEGVNANIAITPIMELLCELAETTRTDPSLADSRFDPPHLSWTFGISDGCTAVNITPGRSVAWCSLRPMPDINGESLIARVESEALRRGLTFRRFKGGHPVWIEPDADCIESMCQIAGGPPMTVCYGTDGGEFDELDQRVIFGPGNIAQAHTTDEWISLDQLHRGTELYAQAIRRWCMQD; encoded by the coding sequence ATGGAACCCTCAACAGCCATGGGCATTACAGACCTTTCCGCTGCCGCGGCACTTGCCGAGCTTGTTCGTTTTCCGTCCGTTAGCGCTATAAGCAACGCGGACGTATCTGAACGGGTTCACCAGTGGCTGGCTTCAATGGGTTTCGCGGTTGAGGTCACGGAGTATCGTGACGAAGCTGGTGTTGCGAAAGTCAACTTGGTGGCCCGACGTGATCCGCAATCCCGGTCGGCATCGACGACCGGTGGTTTGGCGTACTTTTGTCATACCGATGTTGTCCCGGTTGCCGATTGGAACGGACCCGGCGGTGATCCGTTCGAAGCCGTCGTTACCGACGATCGCATCTATGGACGCGGTTCTTGTGACATGAAGGGCTCACTGGTCAGCATGATGCAGGCGGCCAGTCGGATCTCGGCGGCCGATCAAACGGCGCCACTTTGGATCGTGTGTACGGCCGATGAAGAAGTCGGTTTCGAAGGGGCCACGCATATGGTCCATCACTCGCCTGCGTATCGTGAAATCGTCGAATCCCAACCGTTGGCTATCATCGGTGAACCGACAGGTTTGCGAGTCGTTCATGCCCACAAAGGCATCACCGGCTTTTCCGTTACCAGCAAGGGCCGCGCCGCCCACAGCAGCACCGACGAGGGTGTCAATGCGAACATCGCCATCACGCCCATCATGGAATTGCTTTGCGAACTTGCCGAAACGACGCGAACCGATCCTTCGCTGGCCGATTCACGGTTCGATCCGCCGCACTTGTCTTGGACGTTCGGCATCAGTGACGGATGTACGGCCGTCAACATCACCCCCGGCCGTTCGGTTGCGTGGTGCAGCTTGCGACCGATGCCCGACATCAATGGTGAATCCCTGATCGCTCGGGTCGAAAGTGAAGCCCTTCGTCGTGGCTTGACGTTTCGACGATTCAAGGGCGGGCATCCGGTTTGGATCGAACCCGATGCGGACTGTATCGAATCGATGTGCCAGATCGCAGGTGGTCCGCCGATGACCGTTTGCTACGGGACGGATGGTGGCGAATTTGACGAACTCGATCAACGGGTCATCTTCGGCCCCGGCAACATCGCCCAGGCGCACACGACCGACGAATGGATCAGCCTGGACCAACTGCATCGCGGGACGGAACTTTACGCACAGGCGATCCGACGATGGTGCATGCAAGACTGA